Proteins encoded by one window of Arabidopsis thaliana chromosome 2, partial sequence:
- the FES1 gene encoding Zinc finger C-x8-C-x5-C-x3-H type family protein (FRIGIDA-ESSENTIAL 1 (FES1); FUNCTIONS IN: zinc ion binding, nucleic acid binding; INVOLVED IN: positive regulation of vernalization response; LOCATED IN: cellular_component unknown; EXPRESSED IN: shoot apex, vascular tissue, root tip; CONTAINS InterPro DOMAIN/s: Zinc finger, CCCH-type (InterPro:IPR000571); BEST Arabidopsis thaliana protein match is: Zinc finger C-x8-C-x5-C-x3-H type family protein (TAIR:AT3G18640.1); Has 279 Blast hits to 165 proteins in 46 species: Archae - 0; Bacteria - 31; Metazoa - 18; Fungi - 38; Plants - 89; Viruses - 0; Other Eukaryotes - 103 (source: NCBI BLink).) — protein MSDSDMDIDDDEVEQKVQVHTIVRESELFDKPPIQASNSHNDVKRHSVTTPLDEQSKIIKEQAFAQDNGTLPRFPAPGIPPRSFFTGGGGNEPEQKRAALPCKFFAKGWCFNGVSCKFLHVKENSNCTSQQLAENSMAGNGGIRSDLERRILDSREGVRVSQLSENGVTSLPTREDISFMNPQRVFSSMSFVNPPGSQRVFPFNNEMRFMPSFENIRRESLKQTYGADFTDNRSLVINNANSFALRSSFVHEHRPSISSYLKTDMGSAGPAWTGSLSSSVPMNDRASTVGDFENGNSLSGSGSLPTLQGVAVSSDKGAEANTTSTKKKVSSDDWEPSEPFKASFTIPPYILPSSDALYDPFTDIENLGDRPLNDSLSSKGEHARKSSCQQKDGDSASGPQARDCKNDDKSSSCSQNQHQETVARSLEAHGVVEGVATSVVDQNDTATPSKEISSATAAENRVVLKRIKPAGHDSWHRSDGSSYKKTKKSDEIDGEVRSDAGMKVMRLFRTAVVETIKEMLKPLWREGRLTKDVHNMIVKKAAEKVVGAAVQFHQVPTDTESVDQYLGLSGTRIVKLVEGYVEKYGKP, from the exons ATGTCTGATTCCGACATGgacattgatgatgatgaggtcGAACAAAAGGTGCAAGTACATACAATTGTAAGAGAATCTGAATTGTTTGATAAACCACCAATTCAAGCTTCCAATTCCCACAACG ATGTGAAGAGGCATTCTGTAACAACACCTTTAGATGAGCaatcaaaaatcataaagGAGCAAGCTTTTGCTCAAGATAATGGTACTTTACCAAG ATTTCCTGCTCCGGGTATACCGCCAAGAAGCTTTTTCACTGGCGGTGGTGGGAATGAACCAGAACAAAAACGTGCAGCTCTTCCCTGCAAATTTTTTGCTAAAGGGTGGTGTTTCAATGGGGTGTCCTGCAAGTTTCTACATGTGAAAGAGAATTCAAATTGCACTAGTCAACAACTGGCGGAAAATAGTATGGCTGGAAACGGTGGTATCCGGTCTGATCTAG aaagaagaattttggACAGCAGAGAAGGTGTAAGAGTTTCCCAGTTAAGCGAAAACGGTGTGACATCGTTGCCTACCAGAGAGGATATATCTTTCATGAATCCTCAGAGAGTTTTCTCCTCCATGTCTTTTGTGAATCCCCCAGGTTCTCAGAGAGTTTTCCCGTTCAATAACGAGATGCGCTTTATGCCTTCATTTGAAAACATTAGAAGAGAGAGTTTGAAGCAAACGTATGGTGCTGATTTCACTGACAACAGGTCTCTAGTTATTAATAACGCCAATTCCTTCGCATTGAGAAGCAGCTTTGTTCATGAGCATAGACCTTCTATCAGTTCCTATTTAAAAACAGACATGGGATCTGCTGGACCAGCCTGGACAGGATCATTATCCAGTTCTGTTCCTATGAATGATCGTGCTTCTACGGTGGGGGATTTTGAAAATGGGAATAGTTTATCTGGATCCGGATCACTTCCAACGCTGCAAGGGGTAGCTGTTTCTTCTGATAAAGGCGCAGAAGCCAACACTACTAGCActaaaaagaaagtttcttcAGATGACTGGGAACCTTCTGAACCTTTTAAAGCATCTTTTACAATTCCACCTTATATTCTTCCCTCGTCTGATGCCCTCTACGATCCTTTCACGGATATAGAGAATCTAGGAGACAGACCTCTTAATGATTCATTGTCAAGTAAAGGAGAACATGCACGGAAAAGTTCCTGCCAGCAGAAAGATGGTGATTCTGCTAGTGGTCCCCAAGCACGGGATTGCAAGAATGATGATAAAAGCAGTTCATGCAGTCAAAATCAACACCAAGAAACCGTGGCAAGGAGTTTGGAAGCACATGGAGTAGTGGAAGGGGTGGCTACGTCAGTGGTTGATCAAAATGATACAGCAACGCCTAGCAAAGAGATTTCTTCGGCTACGGCTGCAGAGAATAGAgttgttttgaaaagaatCAAACCTGCAGGGCATGATTCTTGGCATAGAAGTGATGGGTCTTCatataaaaagacaaagaaatcAGATGAGATAGATGGTGAAGTGAGGTCAGATGCAGGAATGAAAGTAATGAGACTATTCCGGACTGCAGTTGTGGAAACCATTAAAGAAATGTTGAAACCGTTGTGGCGTGAGGGTCGTCTAACTAAAGACGTGCATAACATGATAGTTAAAAAAGCTGCAGAAAAGGTAGTCGGCGCCGCTGTCCAGTTTCATCAGGTGCCAACTGACACAGAATCAGTTGATCAATATCTTGGTTTGTCTGGAACCAGAATTGTGAAACTTGTCGAG GGGTATGTCGAAAAGTATGGTAAACCCTGa
- a CDS encoding Tyrosyl-tRNA synthetase, class Ib, bacterial/mitochondrial (Tyrosyl-tRNA synthetase, class Ib, bacterial/mitochondrial; FUNCTIONS IN: tyrosine-tRNA ligase activity, nucleotide binding, aminoacyl-tRNA ligase activity, ATP binding; INVOLVED IN: translation, tRNA aminoacylation for protein translation, tyrosyl-tRNA aminoacylation; LOCATED IN: cytoplasm; CONTAINS InterPro DOMAIN/s: Rossmann-like alpha/beta/alpha sandwich fold (InterPro:IPR014729), Tyrosine tRNA ligase, archaeal/eukaryotic (InterPro:IPR016485), Tyrosyl-tRNA synthetase, class Ib, archaeal/eukaryotic cytosolic (InterPro:IPR015624), Tyrosyl-tRNA synthetase, class Ib, bacterial/mitochondrial (InterPro:IPR002307), Aminoacyl-tRNA synthetase, class Ib (InterPro:IPR002305); BEST Arabidopsis thaliana protein match is: Nucleotidylyl transferase superfamily protein (TAIR:AT1G28350.1); Has 5443 Blast hits to 5419 proteins in 1791 species: Archae - 389; Bacteria - 3121; Metazoa - 323; Fungi - 286; Plants - 124; Viruses - 5; Other Eukaryotes - 1195 (source: NCBI BLink).): protein MADQSSEIVNALSSEMEAVSVSSTQASSSSDGFQMSEEVEKRYKIVRSIGEECIQEEELKNLLAKKAAPICYDGFEPSGRMHIAQGVMKVINVNKMTSAGCRVKIWIADWFAQLNNKMGGDLKKIRVVGEYFQEIWKAAGMDNDKVEFLWSSEEINSKADKYWPLVMDIARKNKLPRILRCVQIMGRSETDELSAAQILYPCMQCADIFFLEADICQLGMDQRKVNVLAREYCDDIKRKNKPIILSHHMLPGLQQGQEKMSKSDPLSAIFMEDEEAEVNVKIKKAYCPPKVVKGNPCLEYIKYIILPWFDEFTVERNEEYGGNKTYKSFEDIAADYESGELHPGDLKKGLMNALNKILQPVRDHFKTDARAKNLLKQIKAYRVTR from the exons ATGGCAGACCAAAGTTCGGAGATCGTCAATGCTCTGTCGTCGGAGATGGAAGCTGTTTCCGTTTCATCAACTCAGGCATCTTCTTCGTCCGATGGATTCCA GATGagtgaagaagttgagaagAGATACAAAATTGTTAGGAGTATCGGTGAGGAATGTATACAAGAGGAAGAGCTAAAGAATCTTCTTGCTAAGAAGGCTGCTCCGATTTGCTACGACGGCTTTGAACCATCAGGAAGAATGCACATTGCTCAG GGAGTGATGAAAGTCATCAATGTGAACAAAATGACTTCAGCTGGTTGCAGAGTGAAGATTTGGATTGCTGATTGGTTTGCTCAGTTGAACAACAAAATGGGTGGTGACTTGAAGAAAATCAGAGTGGTTGGAGAATACTTTCAAGAGATATGGAAGGCTGCTGGGATGGATAATGACAAAGTAGAGTTTTTGTGGTCGTCCGAAGAAATTAATTCTAAGGCAGATAAGTATTGGCCTCTTGTGATGGACATTGCTCGCAAAAACAAGCTCCCTAGAATCTTAAG GTGTGTGCAGATTATGGGACGTAGTGAGACTGATGAACTGAGTGCTGCCCAGATCCTTTACCCATGCATGCAATGTgcagatatttttttccttgag GCTGATATTTGCCAGCTTGGGATGGatcaaagaaaagtaaatGTGCTAGCGAGAGAATACTGTGATGACataaagaggaaaaacaaacCGATAATCTTGTCACACC ATATGCTTCCTGGTCTCCAACAAGGACAAGAAAAGATGTCCAAAAGTGATCCATTATCTGCTATCTTtatggaagatgaagag GCTGAAGTTAATGTGAAGATCAAGAAAGCTTACTGCCCTCCAAAAGTCGTGAAGGGCAATCCATGCCTCGAATACATCAAATACATCATTCTACCATGGTTTGATGAGTTCACAGTtgagagaaatgaagaatATGGCGGTAACAA GACCTACAAAAGCTTTGAAGACATTGCTGCTGACTATGAGAGCGGCGAGTTGCACCCTGGCGATCTAAAGAAAGGCCTGATGAACGCGTTGAATAAGATTTTGCAA CCTGTTCGTGATCATTTCAAAACAGACGCACGCGCGAAGAATCTACTCAAACAGATCAAg GCTTACAGAGTCACCAGATAA